The following proteins come from a genomic window of Salvia hispanica cultivar TCC Black 2014 chromosome 4, UniMelb_Shisp_WGS_1.0, whole genome shotgun sequence:
- the LOC125221225 gene encoding UDP-D-apiose/UDP-D-xylose synthase 1-like, translated as MAVADGMEVVAVLSQQRRHEIAAEQRQRLSDSDVRCFPSEGVPRVLACFSNNLLRREPLKLVDGGQSQRTFVYIKDAIEAVLLMIENPARANGHIFNVGNPNNEVTVRQLAEMMTQVYAKVSGESSLDTPTVDVSSKEFYGEGYDDSDKRIPDMTIINRQLGWNPKTSLFDLLESTLTYQHRTYAEAVKKATSKPMES; from the exons ATGGCGGTGGCTGACGGCATGGAGGTTGTGGCTGTGCTCTCCCAACAACGGCGACACGAAATCGCCGCGGAGCAGCGGCAGAGGCTGAGCGACAGTGATGTCCG GTGCTTCCCAAGCGAAGGTGTTCCAAGAGTTCTCGCTTGCTTTAGCAAT AACCTCTTGAGGCGTGAACCACTGAAACTGGTTGATGGTGGACAATCACAGAGAACTTTTGTTTATATCAAGGATGCTATTGAGGCTGTTCTTTTGATGATT GAAAACCCAGCCAGGGCTAATGGTCACATTTTTAATGTGGGCAACCCCAACAATGAAGTTACAGTGAGACAGCTTGCTGAAATGATGACTCAG GTTTATGCCAAGGTGAGTGGAGAATCATCACTTGACACACCAACAGTTGATGTGAGCTCAAAAGAATTTTATGGTGAAGGATATGATGATAGTGACAAGAGAATTCCAGACATGACCATCATCAACAGACAGCTTG GATGGAATCCAAAGACATCGCTCTTTGACCTGCTGGAGTCAACCCTTACTTACCAACACAGGACGTATGCAGAAGCAGTGAAGAAGGCAACCTCAAAACCCATGGAAAGCTAA